In Crinalium epipsammum PCC 9333, the following are encoded in one genomic region:
- a CDS encoding carotenoid oxygenase family protein, giving the protein MTLATKPSTHPTWANAIAQPAKEFAPTPLPVISGKIPAGLRGSLYRNGPGRLERGGRKVGHWFDGDGAILGVHFRDDSTTGVYRFVQTSGYQEETAADKYLYGNYGMTSPGLIWNQWLRPVKHSANTSVLALPDKLLALWEGDNPYALDLETLETIGLDDLGGLDQGIAYSAHPKIDPNTGEIFNFGVSVKKDVLLNIYKSDGTGKIIKKSAFKLDGFSILHDFVLAGQYLVFFIPPVRVNILSLILGLNSYSDAAKWKPQLGTQVLVFDKDTLTLVSRGETDPWFQWHFGNGYVDSNGSIILDIARYEDFQTNQFLKEVATGKTTTTAKGTLWQVNLNPQTGKVTKTEQVLDRGCDFPFVSPSEVGQANRYTYLSVHRQNVDISKEVLSAIARFDYKTDTLCEAEVGENRYASEPIYAIDAYNSEQGWILTVVYDGNTHASEVWIFDSDRLNESPVCKLQLPSVIPLGFHGTWKPA; this is encoded by the coding sequence ATGACATTAGCTACTAAACCATCAACACATCCAACTTGGGCAAATGCGATCGCCCAACCAGCCAAAGAATTTGCCCCTACTCCCCTACCAGTTATCTCTGGCAAAATACCAGCCGGATTACGTGGTTCTCTCTACCGTAATGGCCCAGGTAGGCTAGAACGTGGCGGGAGAAAAGTCGGACACTGGTTTGATGGTGATGGTGCCATTCTAGGAGTCCATTTCAGGGATGATAGTACTACAGGTGTTTATCGCTTCGTACAAACATCTGGCTATCAAGAAGAAACCGCAGCAGATAAATACCTGTACGGTAATTATGGCATGACTTCACCAGGGCTAATCTGGAATCAATGGTTAAGACCAGTAAAGCATTCTGCCAATACTTCTGTATTAGCGTTACCTGATAAATTACTAGCATTATGGGAAGGCGATAACCCTTATGCGCTAGACCTTGAAACTTTAGAAACTATAGGATTAGATGACTTAGGTGGACTAGATCAAGGAATAGCTTATTCTGCACATCCTAAAATTGATCCTAATACGGGAGAAATTTTTAATTTCGGTGTCAGTGTTAAAAAAGATGTACTGCTAAATATCTATAAAAGCGATGGTACTGGCAAAATTATCAAAAAATCAGCTTTTAAGCTTGATGGGTTCTCAATTTTGCATGACTTTGTTTTAGCTGGGCAATATCTAGTCTTTTTTATTCCTCCAGTGCGAGTAAATATACTATCGCTAATACTCGGATTAAATTCTTACAGTGATGCAGCTAAGTGGAAACCACAATTAGGAACCCAAGTTTTAGTATTTGACAAAGACACATTAACCTTAGTTAGTCGTGGAGAAACTGATCCTTGGTTTCAGTGGCATTTTGGTAATGGATATGTTGATAGTAATGGCTCAATTATTTTAGACATAGCTCGTTATGAGGATTTCCAAACTAATCAATTTCTCAAAGAAGTAGCTACTGGTAAAACTACTACTACAGCTAAAGGAACACTTTGGCAAGTTAATCTTAATCCTCAGACTGGTAAAGTAACAAAAACTGAGCAAGTTTTAGATCGCGGTTGTGATTTTCCTTTTGTCTCTCCTTCAGAGGTTGGACAAGCTAACCGCTACACTTATCTATCAGTACATCGGCAAAATGTAGATATCAGTAAAGAAGTATTAAGTGCGATCGCGCGTTTTGACTACAAAACTGATACTCTCTGTGAAGCAGAAGTAGGAGAAAATCGCTATGCTTCAGAACCAATTTATGCTATAGATGCCTACAATTCTGAGCAAGGTTGGATTTTAACAGTTGTGTATGATGGCAATACTCATGCAAGTGAAGTTTGGATTTTTGATAGCGATCGCTTGAATGAATCACCCGTCTGTAAACTACAATTACCCAGCGTCATTCCTTTAGGTTTTCATGGTACTTGGAAACCCGCTTAA
- a CDS encoding PAS domain-containing hybrid sensor histidine kinase/response regulator: protein MTYSQNPQPDFQVLFESAPGLYLVLTPDFTIVAVSDAYLQATMTKREEILGRGVFDVFPSNPDDPTANGTVNLPTSLLSVLQNKAKHRIAVQKYDIRSPELEGGGFEQRYWSVVNSPVLGTDGKVSYIIHHVEDVTEFIRLKQQEAKEHELAVSLQERTQQMEAEIYLRSQKLQEVNRQLQAANVELTNARDEADKAQQRITDILESITDGFVAVDRDWRFNYVSQATTRVLQKSLPELLGKQVWQEVFPEAVGSVLESELHRAMESQVTVEIEQFYPPLNKWFEIHAYPCEIGLSIHFRDITKRKQAQSDRQQANQQIVNILESIGDAFIAMDREWRITYVNQETARLNGKQPEEFIGKTHWEVWPWSVNTVVEQNYRRAFAEQVAVHFEVLYEPLDIWLDVHAYPSPNSLSVFFRDISERKRVEEVIRTSEERFQLLLENVKDYAIFFLDTENRYTRWSLGAERILGYQEAEILGQYGSIIFTPEDLQRQDHLKELEKAAKEGRAENERWHVRKDGSLFWGSGIVTPLRDHRGNLKGFAKIMRDFTDRKLAEDERKQLLEREQQARAQAETANRIKDEFLAVLSHELRSPLNPILGWTKLLRSRKFDQKTAERALEIIDRNANLQAQLIEDLLDVSRILRGKLTLKASPVNLAATIEAAIETVRLAAEAKSIHIQTIFPPSVVLVAGDSNRLQQVVWNLLTNAVKFTPEGGRVEIKLECVESQAQIQVTDTGKGISRDFLPHVFDYFRQENSSTTRTFGGLGLGLAIVHHLVELHGGSVGVESLGEGQGATFTVRLPLIKSNPQTNEPYQQPNRALDLSGIKILVVDDETDSREFISFVLEQAGAVVTAVGSAREALEAIVQIKPNLLLSDIGMPDVDGFMLIREIRAMSPQRGIPAIALTAYASEIDAEKALSAGFQRHISKPVDPDELAAAVISLVKGSE from the coding sequence ATGACCTACTCCCAAAATCCCCAACCAGATTTTCAAGTTTTATTTGAGTCAGCGCCAGGATTATATCTAGTATTAACACCTGATTTTACAATTGTTGCGGTCAGCGATGCTTACTTGCAGGCAACAATGACTAAACGGGAAGAGATTTTGGGGCGGGGGGTATTTGATGTTTTTCCTAGTAATCCTGATGATCCGACAGCTAACGGAACGGTTAACTTGCCAACGTCGCTCTTAAGTGTGCTGCAAAATAAAGCAAAACATAGGATTGCGGTACAAAAATACGATATTCGTAGCCCTGAATTAGAGGGTGGTGGCTTTGAGCAAAGATATTGGAGTGTCGTTAATTCGCCCGTATTAGGAACCGATGGAAAGGTTAGCTATATCATCCATCATGTTGAGGATGTAACAGAGTTTATTCGCCTCAAGCAACAGGAAGCTAAGGAACATGAACTCGCTGTTTCACTACAAGAACGTACCCAGCAGATGGAAGCAGAAATCTATTTGCGATCGCAAAAGTTACAGGAAGTTAATAGACAACTGCAAGCAGCTAATGTAGAACTAACAAACGCCCGTGATGAAGCAGACAAGGCGCAGCAACGCATTACCGACATTTTAGAAAGTATTACTGATGGATTTGTGGCTGTCGATCGCGATTGGCGCTTCAACTATGTCAGTCAAGCAACGACGCGAGTTTTACAAAAAAGTCTTCCAGAGCTACTTGGTAAGCAGGTTTGGCAAGAAGTCTTTCCAGAGGCGGTGGGCAGTGTTTTAGAATCAGAACTTCATCGAGCGATGGAATCTCAAGTCACTGTTGAGATTGAACAGTTTTATCCCCCATTAAATAAATGGTTTGAAATTCATGCCTATCCTTGTGAAATAGGTCTTTCTATTCATTTTCGGGATATTACAAAGCGCAAACAAGCCCAAAGCGATCGCCAACAAGCAAATCAGCAAATTGTCAATATTCTAGAAAGTATTGGTGATGCCTTTATAGCAATGGATCGCGAGTGGCGGATCACCTACGTGAATCAAGAAACAGCTAGGTTGAATGGAAAACAGCCAGAGGAATTCATCGGCAAAACTCACTGGGAAGTGTGGCCTTGGTCTGTAAATACTGTTGTTGAACAAAATTATCGCCGTGCCTTTGCTGAACAAGTAGCTGTCCATTTTGAGGTGTTATATGAGCCGCTAGATATCTGGCTGGACGTTCATGCTTATCCCTCCCCAAACAGTCTGAGCGTTTTTTTCCGCGATATCTCTGAGCGTAAGCGGGTAGAAGAAGTAATACGAACTAGCGAAGAGCGGTTCCAACTGTTATTGGAGAATGTTAAAGATTACGCCATTTTCTTTTTAGACACCGAAAACCGTTATACCCGTTGGAGTTTAGGAGCAGAGAGGATTTTAGGCTATCAGGAAGCCGAAATTTTGGGTCAATATGGCTCAATTATCTTTACACCTGAAGACCTCCAGCGCCAAGACCATCTGAAGGAATTGGAAAAAGCAGCTAAGGAAGGTCGGGCTGAGAATGAACGCTGGCACGTGCGTAAAGATGGTTCCCTTTTCTGGGGGAGTGGGATAGTTACACCTCTACGAGATCATCGGGGAAATCTCAAAGGCTTTGCTAAAATCATGCGCGACTTTACAGATCGCAAATTAGCAGAAGACGAACGCAAACAGTTACTAGAGCGCGAACAACAGGCACGCGCCCAAGCAGAAACAGCAAATCGGATCAAAGATGAGTTTTTGGCAGTGCTTTCCCATGAATTGCGATCGCCACTTAACCCCATTTTAGGTTGGACAAAACTGTTGCGATCGCGTAAATTCGATCAAAAAACTGCCGAACGTGCCTTAGAAATTATCGATCGCAATGCTAACTTGCAAGCGCAACTAATTGAGGATTTGCTCGATGTTTCGCGGATTCTCCGAGGTAAACTCACTCTTAAGGCAAGTCCCGTCAATCTAGCAGCCACAATTGAAGCCGCGATCGAAACGGTACGCTTGGCGGCAGAAGCCAAATCAATTCATATTCAAACTATATTTCCCCCATCGGTAGTGCTAGTTGCAGGTGACTCTAACCGCTTACAGCAAGTTGTGTGGAATTTGCTCACCAACGCCGTTAAGTTCACACCTGAAGGTGGGCGAGTAGAAATAAAGTTAGAGTGCGTTGAATCCCAAGCCCAAATTCAAGTTACTGATACAGGTAAGGGAATTAGTAGAGATTTTCTGCCCCATGTATTTGATTATTTTCGTCAAGAAAATAGCAGTACTACAAGGACATTTGGCGGACTAGGACTGGGATTAGCAATTGTCCATCACTTGGTAGAACTTCACGGTGGTAGTGTTGGCGTAGAAAGTTTAGGAGAAGGGCAAGGCGCAACATTTACTGTGAGACTGCCGTTAATTAAAAGCAATCCGCAGACAAATGAGCCTTACCAACAGCCGAATCGGGCATTAGATCTCAGTGGTATCAAGATTTTAGTTGTAGATGATGAAACTGATTCGCGGGAATTTATCTCTTTTGTGCTGGAACAGGCTGGGGCAGTAGTGACGGCGGTAGGATCGGCAAGAGAAGCATTAGAAGCGATCGTACAGATCAAGCCAAATTTACTATTAAGTGATATTGGAATGCCTGATGTTGATGGATTTATGTTGATCCGTGAAATTAGAGCGATGTCGCCACAAAGAGGAATTCCGGCGATCGCTTTAACTGCCTATGCTAGCGAAATTGATGCCGAGAAGGCTCTCTCAGCAGGTTTTCAGAGGCATATATCCAAGCCAGTAGATCCAGATGAATTAGCCGCAGCAGTAATTAGTCTTGTTAAAGGTAGCGAATAA
- the gloA gene encoding lactoylglutathione lyase has protein sequence MRMLHTMLRVGNLEHSLKFYCDVLGMKLLRQKEYPDGKFTLAFVGYGDEANNTVLELTYNWGVEQYNLGDAYGHIALGVDDIYATCEEIKARGGKVSREPGPMKHGTTVIAFVEDPNGYKVELIQQKTQGSDNHQEEATPAMATSRRLPDD, from the coding sequence ATGCGAATGCTACATACTATGCTGCGAGTCGGCAACTTGGAACACTCTCTCAAGTTTTATTGCGACGTTCTGGGTATGAAGCTGCTTCGTCAAAAGGAATATCCAGACGGTAAATTTACCCTGGCTTTTGTGGGCTATGGCGATGAAGCTAACAACACTGTTTTGGAACTAACTTATAACTGGGGTGTAGAGCAGTATAACCTGGGAGATGCCTATGGGCATATTGCTCTTGGCGTTGATGATATTTATGCCACCTGTGAAGAAATTAAGGCGCGTGGTGGTAAGGTATCACGGGAACCAGGGCCAATGAAACACGGTACAACGGTAATTGCTTTTGTAGAAGACCCGAATGGTTACAAAGTTGAGTTAATTCAGCAAAAGACTCAAGGTTCAGATAATCATCAGGAGGAAGCAACACCAGCAATGGCAACATCTAGACGGCTGCCCGATGATTAA
- a CDS encoding mechanosensitive ion channel domain-containing protein, translated as MANTYSINRQDAKNAKEEEEYNEHGDREESATIIACFTGSIGFFIVLQTAGINLNSLTVLAGGLGIGLGFGLQTLANNFIIGMTLLLEITIDLHSSSQQLAF; from the coding sequence ATGGCGAATACCTATTCTATAAACCGCCAAGACGCAAAGAACGCCAAGGAAGAAGAAGAATATAATGAGCATGGAGATCGAGAAGAGAGCGCTACAATTATTGCTTGTTTTACAGGCTCTATCGGTTTTTTTATTGTCTTACAAACTGCTGGTATTAACCTTAACTCACTGACAGTATTAGCTGGCGGTTTAGGAATTGGTTTAGGTTTTGGCTTGCAAACTTTAGCCAACAACTTCATTATTGGTATGACACTATTACTAGAAATAACTATTGATCTTCACAGTAGCAGTCAACAGTTAGCATTTTGA
- the eno gene encoding phosphopyruvate hydratase, translating to MLETAIDTIRAREILDSRGRPTVEAEVYLANGAVGVAQVPSGASTGTFEAHELRDEDDSRYGGKGVLTAVKNIEETIAPELLDVDALNQAGVDHLMIQLDGSENKSNLGANAILAVSLATAKAAADALRLPLYRYLGGPLANLLPVPLMNVINGGAHASNNVDFQEFMIVPVGAASFKEALRWGAEIFASLSKVLDSQGLLTGVGDEGGFAPNLKSNQAALELLVAAIEKAGYKPGEEVALALDVAASEFYKDGQYVYDGAPHSPAEFVDYLASLTRQYPIVSIEDGLHEDDWENWQLLTQKIGSSVQLVGDDLFVTNPIRLRKGIEQAAANAILIKLNQIGSLTETLETIDMGTRNGYRSIISHRSGETEDTTIADLAVATRAGQIKTGSLCRSERVAKYNRLLRIEDELGDRAIYAATVGLGPK from the coding sequence ATGCTAGAGACTGCTATTGATACGATTCGCGCACGGGAAATCCTCGATTCACGGGGTCGCCCTACTGTAGAAGCTGAAGTTTATCTCGCTAATGGTGCGGTAGGCGTTGCCCAAGTTCCTAGTGGTGCTTCTACAGGCACTTTTGAAGCCCATGAACTGCGGGATGAAGATGATAGTCGCTACGGTGGTAAAGGTGTCCTTACGGCTGTAAAAAACATCGAGGAGACAATTGCCCCTGAGTTACTAGATGTAGATGCACTCAACCAAGCTGGGGTTGATCACTTGATGATTCAGCTTGATGGTTCTGAGAATAAATCTAATCTGGGAGCGAATGCGATTTTGGCAGTTTCCCTAGCAACGGCAAAAGCTGCTGCTGATGCCCTGCGCTTGCCTCTCTACCGCTATTTAGGTGGTCCTTTGGCTAATTTGCTACCAGTACCGTTGATGAATGTCATTAATGGTGGCGCACACGCATCTAATAATGTGGATTTTCAGGAGTTTATGATTGTGCCTGTGGGGGCTGCTTCTTTTAAGGAAGCCCTACGCTGGGGTGCGGAAATATTTGCTTCACTCAGCAAGGTGTTAGATAGTCAAGGTTTGTTGACTGGTGTGGGCGATGAAGGCGGTTTTGCCCCTAATTTAAAGTCAAATCAAGCTGCTTTGGAGTTGTTGGTAGCTGCGATTGAAAAAGCTGGCTATAAACCAGGGGAAGAAGTAGCACTGGCTTTAGATGTTGCAGCTAGTGAGTTTTACAAAGATGGTCAATATGTCTACGATGGCGCACCACACTCACCTGCTGAGTTCGTTGATTATCTCGCTAGTTTGACTCGTCAGTACCCCATTGTCTCCATTGAAGATGGATTACACGAAGATGACTGGGAAAACTGGCAATTACTGACTCAAAAAATTGGTTCTAGTGTGCAGTTAGTTGGCGATGATTTGTTTGTTACTAACCCTATCCGCTTGCGTAAAGGTATTGAACAAGCGGCGGCTAACGCGATTTTAATTAAACTCAATCAAATTGGTTCTTTGACTGAAACTTTAGAAACAATTGATATGGGAACCCGCAACGGTTATCGCTCAATTATTAGCCACCGTTCCGGGGAAACTGAAGATACTACGATCGCAGATTTAGCTGTTGCTACTCGTGCTGGTCAAATTAAAACAGGTTCTCTGTGTCGTAGTGAGCGTGTTGCCAAATACAACCGCTTGTTGCGGATTGAAGACGAATTAGGCGATCGCGCGATCTATGCTGCTACTGTTGGTTTAGGACCAAAATAG
- the miaB gene encoding tRNA (N6-isopentenyl adenosine(37)-C2)-methylthiotransferase MiaB codes for MTTSPRRYHITTFGCQMNKADSERMAGILEDMGFEWSEDPNNAKVILYNTCTIRDNAEQKVYSYLGRQAKRKHEEPDLTLVVAGCVAQQEGEALLRRVPELDLVMGPQHANRLKELLEQVLDGNQVVATEPIQIVEDITKPRRDSTVSAWVNVIYGCNERCTYCVVPSVRGVEQSRTPEAIRAEMEELSHQGYKEITLLGQNIDAYGRDLPGVTKEGRHQHTLTDLLYYVHDVPGIERIRFATSHPRYFTERLIQACAELPKVCEHFHIPFQSGDNELLKAMARGYTHEKYRRIIDTIRRYMPDASITADAIVGFPGETEQQFENTLKLIEDISFDLVNTAAYSPRPGTPAAVWDQQLSEQVKSDRLQRINHLVSIQAAERSQRYFGRIEEVLVEDQNQKDPTQVMGRTRGNRLTFFKGSIAQLKGQIVQVKITEVRPFSLTGEPLAVLPLPPTPSQV; via the coding sequence ATGACCACTTCTCCACGCCGCTATCACATTACTACCTTCGGTTGCCAGATGAATAAAGCCGACTCAGAACGCATGGCTGGCATCCTTGAGGATATGGGCTTTGAGTGGTCAGAAGACCCCAACAATGCCAAGGTCATCCTCTACAACACTTGCACAATTCGGGATAACGCTGAACAAAAGGTTTATTCTTACCTGGGTAGGCAAGCCAAGCGCAAGCATGAAGAACCTGATTTGACGCTGGTTGTTGCTGGTTGCGTTGCCCAACAAGAAGGGGAAGCTTTGCTGCGACGGGTTCCAGAATTAGACTTGGTGATGGGGCCACAACACGCTAATCGCCTGAAAGAATTGCTCGAACAAGTGTTAGATGGTAATCAAGTAGTAGCTACAGAACCTATACAGATAGTTGAAGATATCACTAAACCCAGGCGAGATAGCACGGTAAGTGCTTGGGTAAATGTAATTTACGGCTGTAATGAACGCTGCACTTACTGTGTAGTTCCCAGCGTGCGTGGTGTGGAACAATCCCGCACTCCAGAAGCAATTCGGGCTGAGATGGAAGAATTAAGTCATCAAGGTTATAAGGAAATAACCTTACTCGGTCAAAATATTGATGCCTACGGACGGGATTTACCAGGAGTAACAAAAGAAGGTCGCCATCAGCACACCTTGACAGATTTACTCTACTATGTTCACGATGTACCAGGAATTGAACGCATCCGCTTTGCCACCAGTCACCCCCGCTATTTTACAGAACGGTTGATTCAGGCTTGTGCTGAATTACCCAAGGTGTGCGAACATTTTCACATTCCTTTCCAGTCTGGGGATAATGAGTTGCTAAAAGCAATGGCGCGGGGTTACACCCATGAAAAGTATCGCCGCATTATTGACACAATTCGTCGCTATATGCCAGATGCTTCGATTACTGCTGATGCAATTGTTGGTTTTCCTGGGGAAACAGAACAACAGTTTGAAAATACCCTGAAGCTAATAGAAGATATTAGCTTTGATCTAGTAAATACTGCGGCTTATTCTCCCCGTCCTGGTACACCTGCGGCGGTGTGGGATCAGCAGTTAAGTGAGCAAGTGAAATCAGACAGATTGCAGCGCATTAACCACTTAGTTTCTATTCAAGCAGCAGAGCGATCGCAACGTTATTTTGGTCGCATTGAAGAAGTTTTAGTAGAAGACCAAAATCAGAAAGATCCTACTCAAGTCATGGGACGGACACGGGGAAACCGTCTCACCTTTTTTAAGGGCAGTATTGCTCAACTTAAAGGTCAAATCGTGCAAGTTAAAATCACTGAAGTACGTCCCTTCAGTTTGACGGGCGAACCCCTAGCTGTTCTCCCTCTGCCCCCTACCCCCTCACAAGTGTAG